The nucleotide sequence GCTCCGGCAGCGTGATCCACGCCATGGGCGGCGAGCAGGATATCCGCAAGATGGGCGGCCTGCGCGCCAGGACTCCAATAACATACTGGACCTGGGTAGTCGCCACCCTGGCTATCGCGGGCGTGCCGCCCCTGGCCGGGTTTTTCTCCAAGGATGAAATCCTCTGGCAGGCGTTTTCCAGCGCGCACGGCAGTTGGATTCTGTGGCTGATCGGGTTCGCCGCCGCCGGGATGACCGCGTTCTACATGTTCCGCCTGACATTCCTTACGTTCCACAGCAAGTTCCGCGGCACTCACGAGCAGGAGCACCACCTGCACGAATCCCCGCGCGTGATGACCGTGCCTCTGGGCATCCTGGCCGTGCTGGCGGCTGTGGGCGGGTTTATCGGGGTGCCGTCGGTCCTGGGCGGCGGGAACCATTTCCACCACTGGCTCGCTCCGGTGCTGGCCAGCGAGAACGGCAGCCTGCCCGTGGCCGAGGCGGCCGAGCACGCCCATAGCCTGGAATACCTGCTGATGTTGCTCTCCGTGGCCGTGGCCGTGGCAGGGATCGCCCTGGCCTGGTGGCTCTATATCCGCAAGCCCGAGGCCCCGGGGCGCATCTCCGGCCGGATGGCGGTGAGCTACCAAATACTGCTCAACAAGTACTACGTGGATGAGATTTACAACGTCCTAGTGGTGCAGCCGGTCAAGCTCATCTCCACCTACCTGTTGTGGAAGCTCCTGGATGTGGCGATAATAGACGGGCTGGTGAACCTGGCCGGACGGACCACGCGCGGGCTGGGACGCCTGGCCGCGCGGCTCCAGAACGGCTACGCGCAGGTGTACGCCATTTCGTTCCTGCTGGGTGCGGCGCTGATTTTGGGCGCGCTGCTGTGGTAGGGGCCTACCGGGGACCACGGATAATGCCGTAGGGGCGAGGCCTGCCTCGCCCGCGGGGAAAAGCAATTGGGCACGCTGCAGCGTGACCCTACGGGCAAAGGGCCGTAAAACGGGCATTTGTAGGGGCGCACCCGAGTGTGCGCCCGGGCGGACACATGGGTCCGCCCCTACGGAAGACAAACAAAAAGAGACGCGGGACGGGATGGGTTGTTTTACTCCCCTCCAAGCAAGAGGGGTGGCGGCGTAAGCCGACGGGGTGTGTGCAGTTAAATCCCCCTTAGCAAAGGGGGTGCCCGCGTAGCAGGCGGGAGTTGTAAGTGGAAACAGATTGAATGGAGGGCTGTCTGTATGCCTTCAAAAGAAACAAACATGAGTTTGCCACCATTATGGGGAGATGACCACCTTTCCGATTTTATACAAAAGTCACTCCAGAACGAGTTGGCAAACTTTGTACATAAAAAGCAAGTATATAATTTTCTATCTGCTGTTGATGATTGTTTTTTTTGTATAGCTGGTAACCTTAATAACCCAAACAACAGAGATATTGTCTGTGCTCTTTTGCTCTTGAGAACTCATTCAGCGTATCTATCAGCTTGTCGTCTCTCTCTTAGTGGACAAGCGACAGAAACGTTCCCTCAACTTAGGGCATGTCTTGAATTTTCTCTTTATGCCTTGCATATAAAGAACAATCCCGGATATGATGAAATCTGGTTAAGACGACACGATAACGGTGATTCGATAAAGGATGTACGCCAAAAATTTAGATATCAATTCTTAATCAATACATTAGAACTTGTCGATGCTGCTCTTTGTCCAGATGTCAAGCAACTGTATGAAAGATGCATTGATTTCGGTGCTCATCCAAATGAACGCTCTGTTAC is from bacterium and encodes:
- a CDS encoding NADH-quinone oxidoreductase subunit L; its protein translation is FLLAIILIFWSLGTLNFGRIAALAPAAYAPGGTLITAITLLLFLGATGKSAQIPLYVWLPDAMAGPTPVSALIHAATMVTAGVYMIVRLNVLYLLAPASMAVVATVGALTALYAASIGLVQNDIKKVLAYSTISQLGYMFLAVGVGAFSAGIFHLTTHAFFKALLFLGSGSVIHAMGGEQDIRKMGGLRARTPITYWTWVVATLAIAGVPPLAGFFSKDEILWQAFSSAHGSWILWLIGFAAAGMTAFYMFRLTFLTFHSKFRGTHEQEHHLHESPRVMTVPLGILAVLAAVGGFIGVPSVLGGGNHFHHWLAPVLASENGSLPVAEAAEHAHSLEYLLMLLSVAVAVAGIALAWWLYIRKPEAPGRISGRMAVSYQILLNKYYVDEIYNVLVVQPVKLISTYLLWKLLDVAIIDGLVNLAGRTTRGLGRLAARLQNGYAQVYAISFLLGAALILGALLW